CCACGGAACTAGGCATCGTGACCGTCATGTACACAGCCGAGATGGGGTTCAAGAACGGGTTGGCCGGCGCGGTCCCAGGCCTATTAGGTTGCCTAGCTATGTTAACCATAGGTCTGACCGGCTTCGTGATTGTACCCCTGCGGAACGCGGGCGTCATCACGATACCGGAGTTGTTTGAAAAACGTTTTGGCAAACGTGTCCGCTGGCTGGCCGGAGTGGTCGTGATCCTTGGCGGGCTGTTGAACATGGGGATATTCCTACGCCTCGGTGGCGACTTTCTGGTATACGTATCGGGGCTCGACCCGAAGGCGGCGGTCCAGTTCAACCTGCTGGGCCACGAGTTTCACGCCGGATACCTCGAAATCACCATGACCGCTCTACTGGGACTGGTGTTGCTCTATACAGTGCTCGGCGGCATGCTCTCGGTTCTGGTGACCGACTATATTCAATTTCTGGTCATGGGCCTAGGCTTGGTCGTTACGTCCATAGTAGTGATTTGGAATATAGGCTGGCCCAATCTGATTTCCGGCCTGGAGTACGCCCATCAAAACGGATCGACCTATGTCAACACGCTGGAGCCGAGCGTGCTGCATCAGACTAGTGCGGCCCGGTTGGCCGAAAGCGGCATATTGCTCGATACCAGCAACCCCACTCACTCCAAAACTCTCGTTCTGGGGCACCCGTTCGATCCGATCGGCAGTTCCGGTCCATTGTGGTTCTGCTGGCAGGCGATATTCGTGTTTGCGATAATGACAACTTGGCAGACGACGATTTCGCGGGTGCTTTCGGCCCGCGACGCCGCGACCGCCAAGGGCATCTACCGACGGACGGCCTTTTACTATGTCGGCCGCTTCGCACTGCCGGGCCTGTGGGGCGCCGCGGCGTTTCTCTATTTCTGCTCGGTCGGCGGACTGCCCGAGGGTACTGGAAGCTTGACCGCAAT
This DNA window, taken from Pirellulales bacterium, encodes the following:
- a CDS encoding sodium:solute symporter family protein — protein: MLLTPIDWAIIAVYLVGCMTAGIWMRRYVTDVEDFAVAGRKMDMHLGIASLAATELGIVTVMYTAEMGFKNGLAGAVPGLLGCLAMLTIGLTGFVIVPLRNAGVITIPELFEKRFGKRVRWLAGVVVILGGLLNMGIFLRLGGDFLVYVSGLDPKAAVQFNLLGHEFHAGYLEITMTALLGLVLLYTVLGGMLSVLVTDYIQFLVMGLGLVVTSIVVIWNIGWPNLISGLEYAHQNGSTYVNTLEPSVLHQTSAARLAESGILLDTSNPTHSKTLVLGHPFDPIGSSGPLWFCWQAIFVFAIMTTWQTTISRVLSARDAATAKGIYRRTAFYYVGRFALPGLWGAAAFLYFCSVGGLPEGTGSLTAMPQFLGRILPVGVMGLLVAAMLAAEMSTDSGYLLTWATVIYNDIISPCRRKPMSQRAKLLTVRATVVAIGVFLLLYGLWYELPGRAWDYLAVTGNIYLASLFTLLVSGIYWRHANSWGAIAAIVLGAIGPITFLVVNATVKDPVHQISPELAGLSAFGLAFGGMIVGSLLGRALGHGRSGPLASHSNTLEVAP